The Armatimonadota bacterium genome window below encodes:
- the dapE gene encoding succinyl-diaminopimelate desuccinylase, translating to MDVVQLACDLIRCPSVTPNQAGCLDIIASLLQSAGFSCEFINEGGTENLFAVNRGGEGPSVLFNGHCDVVPPGPLDAWVSPPFEPTIRDGFLYGRGAADMKGSLAAMVCAAIAFVHENSTFPGQIALLITSDEEGVATFGTGFALRKLLDRGERFDYALVGEPTSEEVFGDTIKIGRRGSLSGRVKVFGKQGHVAYPHLASNPIHNTLPFLHDLTNHRWDSDTPEFDPSSLQIANISAGTGANNVIPGVLEFDFNIRYQPAQSSESIIAVFDSLAKKHSLNHEVRWTDGARPFITQNELLIRSLSEAVKRVTGIKPKLGTGGGTSDARFLAAAGIPVCEFGPINKSIHAVNECIEVTHLRLAENVLLLILRRLLPA from the coding sequence ATGGACGTCGTTCAGCTTGCCTGCGATCTGATTCGGTGCCCTTCGGTCACGCCGAATCAGGCCGGGTGTTTGGATATCATCGCTTCGCTTCTTCAATCCGCAGGCTTCTCCTGCGAGTTCATCAATGAGGGTGGTACCGAGAACCTGTTCGCAGTGAATCGAGGTGGCGAAGGACCATCCGTTTTGTTCAACGGACACTGCGATGTTGTGCCTCCGGGGCCTCTGGATGCATGGGTCAGTCCGCCGTTTGAGCCAACGATCCGGGATGGTTTTCTCTACGGTCGCGGCGCGGCGGATATGAAGGGTTCGCTTGCGGCCATGGTGTGCGCCGCGATTGCTTTTGTTCATGAAAATTCTACTTTTCCTGGACAAATCGCGCTCCTGATCACCTCTGATGAAGAGGGGGTAGCGACGTTCGGAACCGGCTTTGCTCTCCGGAAACTCCTCGATCGAGGGGAACGGTTCGATTATGCCCTCGTCGGCGAGCCGACCAGCGAGGAGGTTTTTGGGGACACAATCAAGATCGGTCGCCGAGGCTCTCTGAGTGGGCGAGTGAAGGTCTTCGGAAAGCAAGGGCATGTGGCCTATCCGCACCTGGCGTCTAACCCAATCCATAATACGCTTCCCTTCCTACACGACCTGACGAACCATCGCTGGGATTCGGATACGCCCGAGTTTGACCCGAGTAGCCTGCAAATCGCCAATATCTCCGCTGGCACTGGAGCCAACAACGTCATCCCAGGCGTGCTCGAGTTCGACTTCAACATTCGCTACCAGCCCGCCCAGTCATCGGAATCAATCATCGCCGTCTTCGACTCGCTTGCCAAAAAGCACTCCCTCAACCACGAAGTCCGCTGGACCGACGGTGCCCGGCCGTTCATCACCCAAAACGAGTTGCTGATCCGATCACTTTCCGAAGCTGTTAAACGAGTAACGGGGATAAAGCCGAAACTTGGCACCGGCGGCGGTACCTCTGACGCCCGTTTCCTCGCCGCAGCCGGGATCCCGGTGTGTGAGTTTGGCCCGATCAATAAATCGATTCACGCTGTGAACGAGTGTATTGAAGTGACTCACCTAAGGTTAGCGGAGAACGTACTACTTCTTATCCTGAGAAGACTGTTACCGGCCTAG
- a CDS encoding DUF2330 domain-containing protein, protein MNPRIPLFCAALTYSGSTNACMTFEPGANRLASQFRGQRDLIVWDEARHKEHFIRYAKFKGDGGVVDFVAPTPSIPTIAEVDENTFNLLANITRSWVNSIGGSAGGMAGGGGGGGGVIVERESVIGGYRATTLRASSTSDLQQWLQQNSYQISPDRREWLEFYVRKGWFLTAFRLESKSAEFAASAIRMTFATTQPFCPYYVPKSNWGSGAALEVFFVGSQQYTGRIGEFSRRPWAGKAVFNEALRPEESRKIAKAIKISGNEMPQDAIISRFVDNSFARGATDDLFFSEVRR, encoded by the coding sequence ATGAATCCTCGAATTCCACTATTCTGCGCAGCTCTGACTTACAGTGGTTCCACCAATGCATGCATGACTTTCGAGCCTGGAGCGAATCGGTTAGCAAGTCAGTTTCGGGGTCAACGAGACTTAATTGTCTGGGATGAGGCAAGACACAAGGAGCACTTCATCAGATATGCGAAGTTTAAGGGAGATGGAGGAGTGGTCGACTTTGTGGCTCCGACGCCCTCGATCCCAACCATTGCTGAAGTTGACGAGAACACCTTTAACCTTCTCGCGAACATCACAAGGAGTTGGGTCAATTCGATAGGAGGCTCCGCTGGAGGTATGGCTGGTGGTGGAGGTGGAGGCGGGGGTGTCATTGTGGAACGGGAGAGTGTAATCGGAGGGTATCGAGCAACCACTCTGAGAGCTTCCAGCACCAGTGATCTCCAACAGTGGCTACAGCAGAACTCGTATCAGATCTCGCCAGACCGCAGAGAGTGGCTCGAATTCTACGTCCGAAAGGGGTGGTTTCTCACAGCTTTTCGATTAGAATCCAAGTCGGCAGAGTTCGCTGCGAGTGCAATTCGGATGACCTTTGCGACTACGCAGCCATTTTGCCCTTACTATGTACCGAAGAGTAACTGGGGGAGTGGTGCTGCTCTCGAGGTTTTCTTCGTAGGATCACAGCAGTACACCGGAAGGATCGGTGAATTTTCAAGACGACCTTGGGCTGGTAAAGCAGTGTTCAATGAAGCACTCAGACCAGAGGAAAGTAGGAAGATTGCCAAGGCAATCAAGATAAGCGGGAACGAGATGCCTCAAGATGCGATCATCTCCAGATTCGTGGATAACTCGTTCGCACGAGGTGCTACGGATGATCTGTTCTTTTCTGAGGTCAGACGTTGA
- a CDS encoding phosphotransferase, whose translation MNEQGIILATDYAVIEDRPSHLTGAYQDYTTADINWVVHQFAVEGDLQIAPFPGRGNINLHTYEVVAGDREYLLQKVNSDVFAMPYRVMNGMVSSITAQRSSLESKPIDGWEAIELVPTRNGKAFLDLTDEHGWSVWRLMVRIPESRSYKSLSEVESRGEQLRLASEMGRGLAIYSDLTSSINPVGVEGSLPGYRDTGLYYRQFHSVMNGNRTMGDAAALLPDDPILRTSTGPHFLVGCSVEEASKRKNDPELAPFITLVREQEPFAMGLWTAIAQGRIRQTLIHGDTKIENFLFDTMTSNVKALVDLDTIMSFTWLADWGDMLRSLVNVAGEKETDLSKIQVDKDVYRAVAEGFLKTATEVTSQEIGMMVSAVQVIALELGLRFLTDYLKGDTYFQLGEGDPSNLNKTRAMVQLTLYRRLAEFGPEAESIIRSLAK comes from the coding sequence ATGAACGAGCAGGGAATTATTTTGGCAACCGACTATGCGGTCATTGAAGACCGTCCGTCTCACCTAACCGGCGCCTATCAGGATTACACTACTGCCGACATTAACTGGGTTGTTCATCAGTTCGCCGTTGAAGGCGACCTCCAGATCGCTCCTTTCCCCGGTCGCGGCAACATCAATCTCCACACGTACGAGGTGGTTGCAGGAGATCGGGAGTACCTGCTTCAGAAGGTGAACTCTGATGTCTTCGCTATGCCTTATCGCGTGATGAACGGCATGGTCAGCTCGATCACGGCGCAGCGAAGTAGCCTCGAAAGCAAACCAATTGATGGTTGGGAAGCGATCGAACTCGTGCCCACTCGTAATGGGAAGGCATTTCTTGACCTCACTGATGAGCATGGCTGGTCCGTCTGGAGGCTCATGGTTCGGATCCCCGAATCCCGTTCGTACAAGAGCCTTTCGGAGGTTGAGAGCCGGGGTGAACAACTCCGACTGGCCAGCGAAATGGGAAGGGGACTGGCGATCTACTCCGATCTTACTTCCAGCATCAATCCCGTCGGAGTCGAGGGTTCCCTTCCCGGTTACCGAGACACCGGTCTCTACTACCGTCAATTCCACTCGGTCATGAACGGAAATCGGACGATGGGCGACGCGGCAGCCTTGCTACCGGACGATCCGATTCTGCGAACCTCAACGGGCCCGCACTTCCTCGTCGGTTGCTCAGTCGAAGAAGCGTCCAAGCGGAAGAACGATCCCGAGCTGGCCCCATTCATTACTCTCGTAAGAGAGCAAGAACCGTTTGCGATGGGACTCTGGACGGCAATCGCCCAGGGTCGCATCCGTCAAACCCTGATCCACGGCGACACTAAGATCGAGAACTTCCTGTTCGATACGATGACAAGCAACGTCAAAGCTCTGGTCGATCTCGACACCATCATGTCGTTCACTTGGCTCGCAGACTGGGGCGACATGCTCCGCTCGCTTGTTAATGTTGCCGGAGAAAAGGAGACTGACCTCAGCAAAATCCAAGTGGATAAAGATGTCTATCGAGCGGTTGCGGAAGGATTCCTGAAGACCGCTACAGAAGTCACGAGTCAAGAAATCGGGATGATGGTCTCTGCGGTCCAAGTCATCGCTCTCGAGCTTGGGCTCCGATTCCTTACTGACTACCTGAAGGGAGACACCTACTTCCAACTGGGTGAAGGCGACCCTTCCAACCTTAACAAGACCAGAGCAATGGTACAGCTCACGCTCTACCGACGCCTAGCCGAATTCGGCCCCGAAGCTGAATCAATTATCCGGTCGCTAGCCAAATAA
- a CDS encoding S8 family serine peptidase has translation MFKRSFPVSLVVFGLASVSFGQFTQVAGVREFTGQLIVRPKQVASMMDSGVRFDEIRLRRQRSRSRVASMILRYVPQTDEYILKVPIGLSENMYSNSLMGSGDYEYVQPNWRVFPTRVPNDPRYAQQWHHPVIGSPRAWDLWTGSSTRTIAFCDTGIMRAHEDLKNLRIPGYNAVDKIAETAGGQVEDINGHGTHVSGCGAAQGNNGIGVSGVGWNFKIMHCRVSNSAGGGAFTSDMMDGARWAIEHGAKTVSVSYSGVDAPTIGTTGTYIKSIGGLMLFAAGNDNRDLTGFRHPDTIVVGSTNESDTKSDFSAYGRGCTLFAPGSNILSTTMDGSYQFFSGTSMATPVANGALATIWSVNPDLTPNEVSDILFSTCDNIGPSTIFGYGRVNVHRGVNLALATLAKDADVTAVAPVYGDYTGGGLSEVKDSSLISSYNVKGRLQAGVGPVASASVTGTIPAAASELRSVSVSAAFNSESLAATTVFVYAWNSLTSAWDLQGSRGTYGGVNNTISFSIRTNLNGYVDGAGQVKLMFRAVTPARLSQNLSNLRVSQVKVRYTKNPTTP, from the coding sequence ATGTTTAAGAGATCATTTCCAGTCTCGCTTGTCGTCTTCGGGCTGGCTTCGGTTAGCTTCGGTCAGTTCACCCAGGTAGCTGGCGTTCGTGAGTTCACGGGCCAACTCATCGTTCGACCCAAGCAAGTCGCTTCAATGATGGATTCTGGTGTCCGCTTTGACGAAATTCGTCTTCGTCGGCAGCGATCCCGAAGCCGTGTAGCGTCGATGATTCTCCGCTATGTTCCGCAGACGGATGAATACATTCTCAAAGTACCGATTGGACTTTCTGAGAACATGTATTCAAACTCCTTAATGGGAAGTGGCGACTACGAATATGTGCAGCCGAACTGGCGAGTTTTCCCTACTCGAGTGCCAAACGACCCGCGATACGCACAACAGTGGCATCATCCTGTGATCGGCTCACCTCGCGCCTGGGACCTCTGGACCGGTAGCTCAACGAGAACGATTGCGTTCTGCGACACCGGGATCATGCGAGCGCACGAAGATTTGAAAAACCTTCGGATTCCCGGATACAACGCGGTTGACAAGATTGCCGAGACGGCAGGCGGTCAAGTTGAAGACATCAATGGCCACGGCACCCACGTCTCGGGCTGCGGCGCTGCCCAAGGAAACAACGGTATCGGCGTTTCTGGAGTAGGCTGGAATTTCAAGATCATGCACTGCCGAGTATCAAACTCTGCAGGAGGAGGTGCCTTCACTTCTGACATGATGGACGGCGCGAGATGGGCCATCGAGCATGGCGCGAAAACCGTCAGTGTCTCATATTCAGGCGTGGACGCACCAACGATCGGAACGACCGGGACTTACATCAAGTCCATCGGCGGTCTCATGCTCTTCGCGGCGGGTAACGACAACCGGGACTTGACCGGATTCCGTCACCCCGATACGATTGTTGTTGGATCCACCAACGAATCGGACACCAAGTCCGACTTTTCGGCATACGGACGTGGTTGCACGTTGTTCGCACCGGGTAGCAACATCTTGAGCACCACGATGGATGGAAGCTATCAGTTCTTTAGCGGAACCTCGATGGCGACCCCAGTTGCGAATGGCGCCCTTGCGACGATCTGGTCGGTTAACCCAGATTTAACTCCAAACGAAGTTAGCGACATCCTGTTTTCGACCTGTGACAACATTGGACCGTCGACCATCTTTGGCTACGGTCGGGTCAACGTCCACAGAGGTGTCAACCTCGCTCTCGCAACTCTTGCAAAAGATGCCGATGTCACCGCAGTCGCACCGGTATACGGTGACTACACTGGCGGAGGTCTGTCGGAAGTCAAGGATTCGAGCTTGATCAGTTCCTACAACGTTAAGGGGCGACTCCAAGCTGGCGTTGGACCAGTTGCTTCGGCTTCCGTTACCGGAACGATTCCGGCGGCGGCTTCTGAGCTTCGCTCAGTCAGCGTGTCGGCTGCATTCAACTCTGAGTCGCTTGCCGCTACGACAGTATTTGTTTATGCATGGAACAGTTTGACGTCGGCTTGGGACCTTCAAGGATCGCGCGGAACCTACGGTGGCGTCAATAACACGATCAGCTTCTCAATCCGTACCAACTTGAATGGTTACGTTGATGGAGCCGGGCAAGTTAAGCTCATGTTCAGAGCAGTCACCCCGGCCCGCCTGTCGCAGAACCTCTCCAATCTTCGAGTCAGCCAGGTGAAGGTTCGGTATACAAAAAATCCAACGACTCCTTAG
- a CDS encoding RtcB family protein — protein MQYLENIPCWGDPVFPEALTQLDNARETGAERLALMADHHVGYGVPIGGVVAYRHRISPSGVGYDIACGNKAVRLDCEERKVKAKINPLMDEIFKKLSFGMGLNNNEVVEHELFEHDAWRLPPLKSRRQKAQNQLGTIGGGNHYVDVFVDELDRIWIGVHFGSRGLGHGIAQYYMDLAAGEGQVSNGISWLSTEKDSGREYVEAMELAGRYAYAGRDWVCARVAKILGGTIVEEVHNHHNFAWQETHDGEEYWVVRKGATPAFPGQLGFVGGSMGDDSVILEGVDSPESKEALYSTVHGAGRVMSRTAAKGKRGESGRVTKEMMSKWVKDRGVVVRGGDVDEAPHVYKRLHRVLEHHSNTIRIRHTLKPLGVAMAGADVKDPFKD, from the coding sequence ATGCAGTATTTGGAAAACATCCCATGCTGGGGAGATCCTGTCTTCCCTGAAGCATTAACACAGCTCGACAATGCCCGCGAGACAGGCGCGGAAAGACTCGCTCTCATGGCCGACCACCATGTCGGCTACGGCGTTCCCATTGGTGGAGTTGTCGCCTACCGTCATCGGATTTCTCCAAGTGGCGTCGGCTACGATATTGCCTGCGGAAACAAAGCTGTTCGCCTTGACTGCGAAGAGCGGAAAGTCAAAGCCAAAATCAACCCTTTAATGGACGAGATCTTCAAAAAGCTCTCGTTTGGAATGGGACTGAACAACAACGAAGTTGTGGAGCATGAACTCTTCGAACACGACGCTTGGCGGCTTCCACCCCTGAAAAGCCGAAGGCAAAAGGCTCAGAACCAGCTTGGCACCATCGGCGGCGGAAATCACTACGTCGATGTTTTCGTCGATGAACTTGATCGTATCTGGATCGGAGTGCACTTTGGCTCGCGTGGCCTCGGCCACGGCATTGCCCAGTACTACATGGACCTTGCTGCTGGCGAGGGACAAGTGAGTAATGGCATCAGCTGGCTCTCAACCGAGAAGGATTCAGGTCGCGAGTACGTCGAAGCAATGGAGCTTGCGGGGCGGTATGCCTATGCGGGTCGTGATTGGGTTTGCGCCCGGGTCGCCAAGATTCTCGGCGGAACGATTGTCGAAGAGGTTCACAACCACCACAACTTCGCGTGGCAAGAAACTCACGATGGCGAGGAGTATTGGGTTGTCCGGAAGGGAGCAACTCCGGCGTTTCCCGGCCAGCTCGGATTCGTGGGCGGCTCGATGGGCGATGACTCAGTCATCCTAGAAGGAGTCGATTCTCCAGAATCGAAGGAAGCCTTGTACTCAACTGTTCACGGCGCAGGCCGCGTAATGTCTCGCACTGCCGCAAAGGGTAAGCGGGGCGAATCCGGGCGCGTCACCAAAGAGATGATGTCGAAGTGGGTCAAGGACCGTGGAGTTGTTGTGCGTGGAGGCGATGTGGACGAAGCTCCGCATGTCTACAAGCGACTGCACCGGGTTCTGGAGCACCACTCGAACACGATTCGGATCCGTCATACGCTCAAGCCTTTGGGTGTGGCAATGGCAGGCGCTGATGTAAAAGACCCATTCAAGGACTGA
- a CDS encoding cytochrome c peroxidase, producing the protein MLRGLLVIACASIGIAGISADPYALGTPGPVPFPKTNPYTAAKAELGRRLFEERALSKTRQTPCSWCHNEPAGFSDGRTVNIGDTKEALTRHSPSLIGSGYQPQLFWDGRVKTLEEQVLMPIEHPMEMNLSLKEVPERLRKANYEPLFEQAFGTKEITKERVAMALATYVRTLTENETPFDRFVKGDKKALSLVAQQGLAIFKGKGQCTTCHSGPHFTRATIPGADPFAKTGLAQSYVIGEDHGRGDLTKNPKDKGFWRIPSLRGIGRTAPYMHNGTLESLEDVVEFYDRGGDEGALPKLKLTKQEKVALVDFLQVGLTGE; encoded by the coding sequence ATGCTTCGCGGACTCTTGGTAATTGCTTGCGCATCAATCGGAATCGCCGGAATCTCGGCTGATCCGTATGCGCTGGGAACACCAGGGCCGGTGCCGTTTCCCAAGACAAATCCTTACACCGCAGCAAAAGCCGAACTTGGGCGACGCCTCTTTGAAGAGCGCGCGCTGAGCAAAACCCGGCAGACTCCTTGCTCCTGGTGTCACAATGAACCCGCCGGCTTCAGCGATGGACGAACCGTCAATATCGGAGACACAAAAGAAGCTCTCACTCGCCACAGCCCTAGCTTAATAGGATCTGGATATCAGCCGCAATTGTTCTGGGATGGTCGGGTGAAGACTCTCGAAGAACAAGTTTTGATGCCGATTGAACACCCGATGGAGATGAATCTCTCCTTGAAGGAAGTCCCCGAGAGGCTCCGAAAGGCAAATTACGAACCACTGTTTGAGCAGGCGTTTGGAACGAAAGAGATCACGAAGGAACGAGTCGCCATGGCACTTGCGACCTACGTGAGGACCCTAACTGAAAACGAAACGCCATTCGATCGGTTCGTCAAGGGGGACAAAAAGGCGCTTTCTTTGGTTGCTCAGCAGGGACTCGCCATCTTCAAAGGCAAGGGGCAGTGCACGACTTGCCACTCGGGACCACACTTCACCAGGGCAACAATTCCTGGTGCGGATCCGTTTGCCAAAACTGGACTCGCCCAGTCGTACGTTATCGGCGAGGATCATGGTCGAGGTGACCTCACCAAGAACCCCAAGGACAAAGGATTCTGGCGAATTCCATCCCTTCGAGGGATCGGGCGAACGGCGCCGTACATGCACAACGGAACGCTCGAGTCGCTTGAAGACGTTGTCGAATTCTACGACCGGGGTGGAGACGAGGGCGCTTTGCCAAAACTGAAGTTGACGAAGCAAGAGAAAGTCGCCCTGGTGGATTTTTTGCAAGTCGGATTGACAGGGGAGTGA
- a CDS encoding DUF559 domain-containing protein, producing the protein MRPKRKARPPIERARELRNSPSVAEEVAWRVLKKSFLGYRFRRQHPLPPYTLDFYCHELLLCVEFDGEQHDPVADARRDAYLLTKRIVTFRIPNVEFFEVYGPVESDWIRELEKFCQARALELSASAD; encoded by the coding sequence TTGCGTCCAAAACGAAAGGCAAGACCGCCTATCGAACGTGCCCGTGAACTCCGCAACAGTCCTTCAGTTGCAGAAGAAGTGGCATGGAGAGTTCTGAAGAAGTCCTTCCTGGGCTACAGATTTCGTCGGCAGCATCCCTTGCCTCCTTACACGCTCGACTTCTATTGTCATGAGTTGTTGCTTTGCGTCGAGTTTGACGGCGAGCAGCATGACCCTGTAGCAGATGCGCGGCGGGATGCGTACCTGTTAACCAAGCGGATCGTGACCTTTCGGATTCCAAATGTGGAGTTTTTTGAAGTGTACGGCCCGGTTGAGTCGGACTGGATTCGGGAGCTGGAGAAGTTCTGTCAAGCTCGTGCTTTGGAGCTGAGCGCTTCCGCCGACTGA
- the nuoF gene encoding NADH-quinone oxidoreductase subunit NuoF, translated as MAEYKLLLKHSDDPASQTLAGYKKVGGYSGLEKALKMERQAVIDEVKTSGLRGRGGAGFPSWIKWNGLPKEKTKPHYVVCNADEGEPGTFKDKMLMETAPFQLIEGMTIAGYAVQGDVGYIYIRGEFIDAAKALRKAIDEAYANNLLGKNILGTDFCYDLHIHLGAGSYECGEESALMSSLMGERGMPRLKFPHAPLPTVSGVWERPTLINNVESYSCVPHIVGRGGEWYATLGASTKNSRGTKIFSVSGHVNKPGNYEIEFGTPLKELLEMAGGVRGGKLKACIPGGSSMPVIKPDAVDVAIIGYEEMGEVKSMVGSGGCMFFNEHTDIVMLAWRTAHFYANESCGKCTPCREGTRWMVQIMDRIVAGGGQKGDMDLLTEVANNVEGRSFCALGDAAAWPMKAFIRQFPEEFEYWIEHGKSPVTSKEARELAPLAP; from the coding sequence ATGGCAGAGTACAAGCTCCTGTTGAAGCACTCCGACGATCCTGCGTCCCAAACGCTTGCGGGATACAAAAAAGTTGGGGGCTATTCGGGGCTGGAGAAGGCGCTAAAGATGGAGCGACAGGCTGTCATCGACGAGGTCAAGACTTCGGGGCTTCGTGGTCGCGGTGGAGCAGGATTCCCAAGCTGGATCAAGTGGAATGGTCTTCCGAAAGAAAAGACAAAGCCACACTACGTTGTCTGCAATGCCGATGAGGGTGAGCCCGGCACGTTTAAGGACAAGATGCTGATGGAGACTGCTCCTTTTCAGCTCATTGAGGGCATGACGATTGCGGGCTACGCGGTGCAGGGCGATGTCGGCTACATCTACATTCGCGGCGAGTTCATTGATGCCGCCAAGGCGCTACGCAAGGCAATCGACGAGGCCTATGCGAACAATTTGCTCGGTAAGAACATCCTTGGAACTGATTTTTGCTACGACCTGCACATCCACCTTGGCGCGGGATCTTACGAGTGCGGCGAAGAGTCTGCGTTGATGTCGTCGCTCATGGGCGAGAGGGGTATGCCCCGACTCAAGTTCCCACACGCACCGCTTCCAACCGTCAGCGGAGTTTGGGAGCGACCGACGTTGATTAACAATGTTGAGAGTTATTCCTGTGTTCCTCACATCGTGGGTCGCGGTGGCGAGTGGTACGCGACTCTGGGTGCTTCAACCAAGAACTCGCGGGGAACCAAGATCTTCTCGGTGAGCGGGCATGTCAACAAGCCTGGGAACTACGAGATCGAGTTTGGAACTCCGCTCAAAGAACTTTTAGAGATGGCGGGTGGAGTGCGCGGAGGCAAGCTGAAGGCGTGTATTCCAGGTGGTTCCTCGATGCCGGTCATCAAGCCGGACGCCGTCGATGTTGCAATCATCGGCTACGAAGAAATGGGCGAAGTCAAGTCCATGGTCGGCTCGGGTGGATGCATGTTCTTTAACGAGCACACGGACATTGTTATGCTTGCCTGGCGAACTGCGCACTTCTACGCCAACGAATCGTGCGGCAAATGTACGCCTTGCCGCGAAGGCACCCGTTGGATGGTGCAGATCATGGATCGCATCGTCGCTGGTGGAGGACAGAAGGGCGATATGGATCTTTTGACCGAAGTGGCGAATAACGTCGAAGGTCGCTCGTTCTGCGCGTTGGGAGATGCGGCGGCTTGGCCTATGAAAGCATTCATCCGACAATTCCCTGAAGAGTTTGAATACTGGATCGAGCACGGAAAGAGTCCTGTGACCTCCAAAGAGGCTCGCGAGCTAGCTCCCCTTGCCCCCTGA
- a CDS encoding prepilin-type N-terminal cleavage/methylation domain-containing protein codes for MRQQNRAFTLIELLVVIAIIAILAAILFPVFAQAKAAAKKTQALSNVKQMGTAFAIYSSDADDLYPICGYDPVAGWLQGYNMDAPSNWRTNSATYIEAVSTAWANSTEPYKKNWQMLETPGGVDYRPSSINYAAGIRPFAKVGFTYNGLLTGFSGTAVNSPSQLILLSQLRGNLNQNGIAFESPWLNCPQRAANCTYVPSSATCGGATNGQWSETWAPASAANRVPTFWVHGRGMVNVFTDTSAKIRRMGGNTRAPGVTTGTVLSDFRTDPFYNYSATGQANGEWQDSNFCHSLLFQPDFDFQNFGTPVRYGKAL; via the coding sequence ATGAGACAACAAAACCGAGCATTCACGCTCATCGAACTTCTCGTTGTGATCGCGATCATCGCGATCCTCGCCGCGATCCTCTTCCCTGTGTTTGCGCAAGCAAAAGCCGCCGCGAAGAAGACCCAGGCCCTATCAAATGTAAAGCAAATGGGCACGGCGTTTGCGATTTACTCGTCTGACGCAGATGATCTTTATCCGATCTGTGGATATGACCCAGTTGCGGGCTGGTTACAAGGTTACAACATGGATGCGCCAAGTAACTGGCGAACGAACAGCGCGACCTATATCGAAGCAGTCAGTACAGCTTGGGCAAACTCGACCGAGCCTTACAAAAAGAACTGGCAAATGCTGGAGACACCTGGCGGTGTCGACTACCGCCCCAGTTCGATCAACTATGCAGCAGGAATCCGCCCGTTTGCCAAGGTCGGCTTCACCTACAATGGCTTGCTCACGGGGTTCAGCGGTACGGCGGTCAACTCCCCTAGCCAGCTGATTCTTCTCAGCCAACTTCGAGGAAATCTGAACCAGAACGGTATCGCCTTTGAGAGTCCTTGGCTGAACTGCCCCCAGCGTGCGGCGAACTGCACCTATGTCCCCAGCTCTGCCACTTGTGGTGGTGCAACGAACGGGCAGTGGAGCGAGACTTGGGCACCTGCCAGCGCTGCTAATCGCGTTCCAACCTTCTGGGTTCATGGACGAGGTATGGTCAACGTTTTCACCGACACTTCGGCGAAGATTCGTCGGATGGGCGGCAATACGCGGGCTCCAGGAGTAACCACGGGTACGGTCCTGAGCGATTTCCGAACCGATCCGTTCTACAACTACTCGGCGACCGGTCAAGCGAACGGAGAATGGCAAGATTCCAACTTCTGCCACTCACTTCTGTTTCAGCCTGACTTCGACTTCCAGAACTTCGGAACCCCTGTCAGGTACGGCAAGGCATTATGA